One window of the Salvia splendens isolate huo1 chromosome 1, SspV2, whole genome shotgun sequence genome contains the following:
- the LOC121807764 gene encoding probable histone-arginine methyltransferase 1.3 translates to MENNKLKEQDFLVASISQLSISGSASPPVVARFRSDSLLFGSESDSEGAVQFDLSNCQLYKLGSARSLCMSEASDTNKEKSYSRGITIEFRNEEESTAFHRAFEQWKKEVAVQGSSLPNGIVSSSASKFDDKIEASSAKMYFHYYGQLLHQQNMLQDYVRTGSYYAAVLENRIDFTDRVVVDVGAGSGILSLFAAQAGAKHVYAVEASDMADYANKLISGNPSFSEKITVIKGKVEDVELPEKADILISEPMGTLLINERMLESYIIARDRFLVPKGKMFPTIGRIHMAPFSDEYLYIEIANKALFWQQQNYYGVNLTPLHGTAFQGYFSQPVVDAFDPRLLVAPAISHVIDFTSAKEEDLYEFDIPLRFVSSTGTRVHGLACWFDVLFDGSTVQRWLTTAPGAPTTHWYQLRCVLAQPIYVMPGQEITGRLHMVAHKAQSYTLNLTLSAKMWGPGAEQGGILQTSSGKLDLKEPYYRMSQPQAYPMSQDQQPNQLLQTQDLQIQSHDEEASDLLQQSM, encoded by the exons ATGGAGAACAATAAGCTGAAGGAGCAGGACTTTTTGGTGGCCTCAATCTCGCAGCTGTCGATTTCCGGAAGCGCCTCGCCTCCGGTGGTGGCGCGGTTCCGCTCCGACTCGCTTTTATTCGGCTCCGAGTCTGATTCGGAAGGCGCGGTTCAGTTCGATCTCAGCAACTGCCAG CTTTACAAGCTTGGTTCGGCTCGATCCTTGTGTATGTCTGAAGCTTCCGATACAAATAAGGAG AAAAGCTATTCTAGAGGAATCACTATAGAGTTTAGAAATGAGGAGGAAAGTACGGCCTTCCATCGTGCATTTGAGCAATGGAAGAAGGAAGTGGCTGTTCAAG GGTCGTCTTTGCCAAATGGAATTGTTTCATCATCTGCAAGCAAGTTTGATGACAAAATAGAGGCATCTTCTGCCAAAATGTACTTCCATTACTACGGGCAGCTTCTTCATCAACAAAATATGTTGCAGGACTATGTGAGGACAG GATCTTATTATGCTGCAGTCCTTGAAAATCGCATCGATTTCACTGATCGTGTAGTAGTTGATGTCGGGGCCGGTAGTGGCATCTTGTCTTTATTTGCTGCTCAG GCTGGTGCAAAGCATGTTTATGCTGTAGAAGCATCAGACATGGCAGATTATGCAAACAAACTCATATCTGGAAACCCTTCATTCAGTGAAAAAATAACA GTAATTAAGGGTAAAGTTGAAGATGTTGAACTACCTGAAAAAGCAGATATTTTGATATCTGAACCAATGG GAACATTGCTAATTAATGAGAGGATGCTAGAATCATACATAATTGCAAGAGATAGGTTCCTTGTGCCAAAAGGGAAAATGTTTCCGACAATAGGAAG AATACATATGGCGCCATTTAGTGATGAGTACTTATACATAGAAATTGCAAATAAG GCCTTGTTTTGGCAGCAACAAAATTATTATGGTGTTAACTTGACCCCTTTACATGGAACTGCCTTTCAAGGATACTTCTCACAG CCAGTTGTGGATGCATTTGATCCTAGGTTATTGGTGGCTCCTGCAATCTCACATGTCATAGATTTCACTTCTGCCAAG GAGGAAGACTTATATGAATTTGACATTCCACTGAGATTTGTATCTTCAACCGGCACCAGAGTGCATGGACTGGCCTGTTGGTTCGATGTATTGTTTGACGGGAG CACTGTACAAAGGTGGCTAACCACTGCTCCAGGTGCCCCTACAACACACTGGTACCAGCTCCGTTGTGTTCTGGCCCAACCTATATATGTGATGCCTGGCCAAGAGATAACGGGCCGACTTCATATGGTGGCCCATAAAGCTCAGAGCTATACCCTTAACCTAACATTATCTG CTAAAATGTGGGGCCCTGGTGCTGAACAAGGAGGAATACTCCAGACATCATCAGGAAAGCTTGATCTTAAAGAGCCTTATTATCGGATGTCTCAACCACAGGCCTATCCAATGTCCCAAGACCAACAACCAAATCAATTACTACAAACGCAG GATTTACAAATACAATCACATGATGAAGAGGCCTCAGATCTATTGCAACAATCTATGTGA
- the LOC121807810 gene encoding translocase of chloroplast 159, chloroplastic-like produces MGSSIQGVPLSGIRAPLTLDDSDIESSFSSKSGSYYSDSELENVEGDGDMLEVGGGVEEDEGLVEETEVVSEFAASGGAVVGLSGEVVESSSSKERRFVQESGDFDDSGSLLSESNNDELVGKSKNGANSSIFRPMVAESDEGVEEVGEVEVTPVMGPRVLSARKLAVPVAKISGDSDDDSYGSVVSDEEGFYAGVARVPSIEVLHRIGSAPIVRILEDDDEGNENESQGENVVDMELDGNLLDEMEHSLVKDSDALDFNEETMAHLLDVDEEFNPMAESRHDGELIHLDEDIKEVDVVEERKECLELVGSREDADFAESIVLHDVSCVASVEEAAGSNTGLEDNYIINQESLELVGSRKLADFANSMVLHDVSCLTLVDEAAGSNIGLELEDNYIFNQNYESENVEGMKQGIEQTVESSCFDADHEISSPHRCVDINEDASSICAVAASQSVFEGSKLDEEEEEETGKEVEASEVLPSDVEELSFYLDISKAEMDVTQDSTTPNTGGVLLDHSEEIDSEVLVDFHDEVDVGSGMSNEIHTIDAAALFEDINSAALGDDDDLIKVASVYGVENSSLGTFDSARTSIAAETHGMSNETHTIDPAALFEDVKSAASGDDGVENLSLGTFDSARTSIAAETHGVNPSSTIGEDLSEREKMSIKKIQKIRAKYLCLLERLGHSPEDSVALKFLYQLTLAAGSSHLDSCKNAAMENEAQTKDSPDFPLTVLIIGKTGVGKSATVNSIMGENTAAVDAFEPATARVREIAGLINGVKLRIFDTPGLSTCLTDQSSNRKILSSIKKVMRKCPPDVVLYVDRLDTRRGGHDDLSLLRLVTSSLGSSIWRKSIVAFTHGAATPPDGPDGCPISYEVFLSEQSQVVQSLICRSAGEPEPLVMTPVCVIENAEKNGDGEKVLHSGWRAQLLLLCCSMKIISEVGARSPLGLLSHLPPKSPDLSPFLKSNVHPGLSSGQSGDIVGSDAELCDPSGSNQDVDVEHDNPFPFKPLDSSQTTTELSRDQWEAYGDGEDQDSMACLFTRPVLTPHGWDHGCSYEYLLIEDRIKTANAMISALLTEDRKELKIQLHSSVGKRATVVGNTGIIQSEDDAAYGATLFFNQDEGTVGISAMRWGDELIYGCNLHSCIRISMESNLDITAALNSRLRGKICMKTSCSNQLQIAALALVPIAIAAVKKLFRQIDG; encoded by the coding sequence ATGGGCTCGAGCATCCAGGGCGTCCCTCTTTCAGGTATTAGAGCACCTCTAACTTTGGATGACTCCGACATTGAATCTTCTTTTTCGTCGAAGAGTGGTAGCTATTACAGTGATAGTGAGCTTGAGAATGTTGAGGGTGATGGGGATATGTTAGAAGTTGGTGGTGGTGTTGAGGAAGATGAAGGGCTTGTTGAAGAAACTGAAGTCGTTAGTGAGTTTGCGGCTTCTGGTGGTGCTGTGGTTGGATTGAGTGGAGAAGTAGTTGAGAGTAGTAGCAGCAAGGAGCGTAGATTTGTTCAAGAAAGTGGTGATTTTGATGATTCTGGGTCGTTGTTGAGTGAGTCGAATAATGATGAGCTAGTCGGAAAGTCGAAGAATGGTGCGAATTCGAGCATTTTTAGGCCAATGGTGGCTGAATCGGATGAGGGAGTTGAGGAGGTTGGGGAGGTTGAGGTTACACCAGTTATGGGACCTAGAGTTTTATCAGCAAGAAAGCTGGCTGTTCCTGTTGCCAAGATATCCGGGGACAGTGATGACGACTCTTATGGCAGCGTGGTTTCGGATGAAGAAGGTTTCTATGCTGGCGTTGCAAGGGTTCCTAGCATTGAAGTGCTGCATAGGATTGGTAGTGCACCGATAGTTAGAATattggaggatgatgatgaaggGAATGAGAATGAGTCACAAGGTGAGAATGTTGTGGATATGGAGCTTGATGGGAACTTGCTAGATGAGATGGAGCACTCTCTGGTCAAAGATAGTGATGCCCttgatttcaatgaagaaaCTATGGCTCACTTGTTGGATGTGGACGAAGAGTTTAATCCCATGGCCGAATCAAGGCATGATGGAGAGCTTATTCATTTGGATGAGGATATTAAAGAGGTTGATGTTGTTGAAGAGAGGAAGGAGTGTTTGGAATTGGTTGGTTCCAGAGAGGATGCTGATTTTGCTGAGAGCATTGTTTTGCACGATGTATCTTGTGTTGCTTCGGTTGAAGAAGCTGCAGGAAGTAATACTGGTTTAGAGGATAATTATATTATCAATCAGGAGAGTTTGGAATTGGTTGGTTCAAGAAAGCTTGCTGATTTTGCCAATAGCATGGTTTTGCACGACGTATCTTGTCTTACTTTGGTTGATGAAGCTGCAGGAAGTAATATTGGTTTAGAATTAGAGGATAATTATATCTTCAATCAGAATTATGAGAGTGAGAATGTGGAAGGAATGAAACAAGGGATTGAGCAGACAGTTGAGTCCTCTTGCTTTGATGCTGACCATGAAATTAGCTCCCCTCATCGTTGTGTTGACATCAATGAAGATGCTAGCTCGATATGTGCAGTTGCTGCAAGTCAATCTGTGTTTGAAGGGTCAAAAttagatgaagaagaagaagaagaaactggGAAAGAAGTTGAAGCCAGTGAAGTATTGCCTAGTGACGTAGAAGAATTGAGCTTTTACTTGGACATTAGTAAAGCTGAAATGGATGTGACACAAGACTCTACTACTCCTAACACAGGAGGGGTTTTACTTGATCATTCAGAAGAGATTGATAGTGAGGTTCTTGTAGATTTTCACGACGAGGTGGATGTAGGTAGCGGGATGAGTAATGAGATACATACAATTGATGCTGCTGCTCTTTTTGAGGACATAAATAGTGCTGCCTTGggtgatgatgatgatcttATCAAAGTTGCGTCAGTATATGGTGTGGAGAATTCGTCCCTGGGTACATTCGACTCTGCAAGAACGAGCATCGCAGCTGAAACTCATGGGATGAGTAATGAGACACATACAATTGATCCTGCTGCTCTTTTTGAGGATGTAAAAAGTGCTGCCTCTGGTGATGATGGTGTGGAGAATTTGTCACTGGGTACATTCGACTCTGCAAGAACTAGCATTGCAGCTGAAACTCATGGGGTGAATCCTTCTTCTACCATTGGTGAAGATTTAAGTGAAAGGGAGAAGATGAGTAtcaaaaaaatacaaaagataAGAGCAAAATATCTGTGCCTTCTAGAGAGATTGGGCCATTCCCCTGAGGATTCTGTAGCTTTGAAGTTTTTATACCAGCTGACACTTGCTGCTGGAAGTTCGCATCTTGATTCCTGCAAGAATGCAGCCATGGAGAACGAAGCACAAACAAAGGACAGTCCGGATTTCCCGTTGACTGTCTTGATTATAGGAAAGACTGGAGTTGGCAAGAGTGCTACTGTGAATTCCATTATGGGAGAAAACACTGCTGCAGTTGATGCATTTGAGCCTGCAACGGCTCGTGTGAGAGAAATTGCTGGCTTGATCAACGGAGTGAAGCTAAGGATCTTCGACACCCCTGGTCTTAGTACTTGTTTGACAGACCAATCCAGCAACAGGAAGATTTTGTCATCCATCAAGAAAGTGATGAGGAAATGTCCACCTGATGTTGTCCTATACGTGGACCGCCTGGACACCCGAagaggcggccatgatgatttgTCTCTTCTGAGGCTGGTCACTTCATCTCTTGGTTCATCAATATGGAGAAAATCCATTGTTGCTTTCACACATGGAGCTGCAACGCCTCCAGATGGGCCTGATGGATGTCCTATAAGCTATGAGGTGTTCTTATCTGAGCAGTCGCAAGTCGTTCAAAGCCTCATTTGTCGTTCAGCTGGGGAGCCAGAGCCACTGGTGATGACTCCAGTTTGTGTTATTGAAAATGCAGAAAAGAATGGAGATGGAGAAAAAGTGTTGCACAGTGGGTGGAGAGctcagctgctgctgctgtgtTGCTCAATGAAGATTATATCAGAAGTGGGGGCTCGGAGCCCTCTTGGATTGCTGAGCCATTTGCCTCCTAAATCTCCTGATTTGTCTCCATTCTTGAAATCCAATGTTCATCCAGGACTATCTAGTGGTCAAAGTGGTGACATTGTTGGATCAGATGCCGAGCTGTGTGATCCATCTGGATCCAACCAAGACGTAGACGTTGAGCACGACAATCCATTCCCGTTCAAGCCACTCGACTCCTCACAGACTACTACTGAGCTCAGCCGGGACCAATGGGAGGCTTATGGGGATGGAGAAGATCAAGACTCAATGGCCTGCCTTTTCACAAGGCCGGTTCTCACCCCACATGGATGGGACCACGGATGCAGCTACGAATATCTGCTCATTGAAGACAGAATCAAGACTGCCAATGCAATGATCTCAGCTTTACTCACAGAAGACAGaaaagaactcaaaatccagctgCATTCATCAGTTGGGAAACGAGCAACAGTGGTGGGAAACACCGGCATCATTCAATCTGAAGATGATGCAGCATATGGTGCAACCTTGTTTTTCAATCAAGACGAAGGCACTGTCGGGATATCGGCAATGAGATGGGGAGATGAACTTATCTATGGCTGCAACCTGCATTCTTGCATCCGTATCAGCATGGAATCCAATCTTGACATCACAGCTGCATTGAACAGCAGGCTGAGGGGCAAGATTTGTATGAAAACGAGCTGCTCAAATCAGCTTCAGATCGCAGCTCTGGCTCTTGTCCCAATTGCCATAGCTGCGGTCAAGAAGCTTTTTCGACAGATTGATGGATGA
- the LOC121807821 gene encoding uncharacterized protein LOC121807821: MAALHHDAAAGLHRRRFTSRNISLLKPVFFVSSSSASFPAKRAQRRNHLRPKILKTLQNPIIPKLPANPIIPIEIPPQETKQQEFEKHEYSESAEFEEAGELQELEEVKVSPPAGVEIDGGTGVAGKDSILKYGWWFVGAFVFQTVLAVLFYGLDDTENKREIVNGSSELGAVLDEKGNSKKGLGDVVTGDANVDVEKLEMERKIEEIRVMAREAREKERLQSKRNGGDGEDDEDDEGTDGGKHVKSQIEEELDGAMVKLRKKLGSSLLKTPLVGHSSGETKR, from the coding sequence ATGGCGGCTCTGCACCATGACGCCGCCGCCGGCCTCCACCGCCGTCGATTTACTTCCAGGAATATCAGTCTCCTTAAACCGGTTTTCTTCGTTTCCAGCTCTTCCGCTTCATTCCCAGCTAAACGCGCCCAAAGAAGAAACCACCTTCGCCCAAAAATCCTCAAAACCCTTCAAAACCCCATTATCCCCAAATTACCTGCAAACCCAATAATCCCAATTGAAATCCCACCTCAAGAGACTAAGCAGCAGGAATTTGAGAAGCATGAATACTCAGAATCAGCTGAATTTGAAGAAGCTGGAGAATTGCAAGAACTGGAGGAAGTTAAGGTTTCACCGCCTGCCGGCGTTGAGATTGATGGAGGAACTGGTGTGGCCGGTAAAGACTCAATCTTGAAATATGGGTGGTGGTTTGTTGGAGCTTTCGTGTTTCAGACAGTTCTAGCTGTTCTTTTTTATGGTCTGGATGATACCGAAAATAAAAGGGAAATTGTGAATGGGAGTAGTGAACTGGGGGCTGTTTTGGATGAAAAGGGGAATTCGAAAAAGGGGTTGGGAGATGTTGTTACTGGAGATGCAAATGTTGATGTGGAGAAGTTGGAGATGGAGAGGAAAATTGAAGAGATTCGGGTAATGGCGAGGGAGGCCAGGGAAAAGGAAAGATTGCAGTCAAAGAGGAATGGTGGTGATGGTgaggatgatgaagatgatgagggGACTGATGGGGGCAAACATGTCAAAAGTCAGATAGAGGAAGAGCTTGATGGTGCAATGGTGAAGTTGAGGAAGAAGCTAGGGAGTTCGCTCTTAAAAACACCATTGGTTGGGCATTCAAGTGGGGAGACAAAGAGATGA
- the LOC121807817 gene encoding TOG array regulator of axonemal microtubules protein 2-like, whose translation MALRSLDNALPIAAERPRKAAKIAISDLKGKQQPDHVVNDENQVPVPVPLSVDVSIDYISSASLKPFEDPNSKIQGLVGGLESRDWLKVCESLNDVRRFALYHSALLQPILEKVVLVMVKAIKNPRSALCKTSIMAACDVFNAFGETLLESASDAFSQLLLQLLLKASQDKKFVCEEADKALLAMTKSMAPLSLLHKLSSYVGHMNLRVRAKTAVSISNCISNMDLKSMEEFGLAALIQVASNLLNDKLPEAREAARGIVVSLYGAMTEGEEEKQEFWQSFCLSNLPAIHAQAMIKLVSS comes from the exons ATGGCGCTGAGGTCTCTTGATAATGCGCTGCCAATCGCTGCCGAGAGGCCTAGAAAGGCAGCGAAGATCGCAATCTCAGATCTGAAGGGGAAGCAGCAGCCCGATCATGTCGTCAACGATGAAAATCAAGTTCCCGTGCCGGTGCCCCTGTCGGTGGATGTATCCATCGATTACATTTCCTCTGCAAGTCTAAAGCCCTTTGAAGACCCTAATTCCAAAATTCAG GGTTTGGTTGGAGGGTTGGAGTCGAGGGATTGGTTGAAGGTGTGTGAATCACTGAATGATGTTAGGCGATTCGCGCTCTATCACTCTGCTCTATTGCAGCCAATTCT TGAAAAAGTGGTGCTAGTGATGGTGAAAGCAATCAAGAATCCAAGAAGTGCACTGTGCAAGACTTCAATCATGGCTGCTTGTGATGTTTTCAATGCTTTTGGTGAAACCCTCCTTGAATCTGCTTCTGATGCTTTTAGCCAATTG TTGTTGCAGCTACTACTAAAAGCTTCACAGGACAAGAAATTTGTGTGTGAAGAAGCAGACAAGGCACTATTGGCAATGACAAAGTCCATGgctcctctctctctcctccataAGCTCAGTTCATACGTCGGGCACATGAACCTCCGAGTCAGAGCAAAGACTGCGGTTTCAATCTCCAACTGCATCTCAAACATG GATCTGAAAAGCATGGAGGAGTTTGGCTTAGCGGCATTGATTCAGGTGGCGTCGAACCTCTTGAATGACAAGCTCCCCGAGGCAAGAGAAGCAGCTAGAGGAATTGTGGTCTCACTCTATGGAGCAATGACAGAAGGTGAAGAAGAGAAGCAGGAGTTTTGGCAAAGCTTTTGCCTGTCTAATCTGCCAGCTATTCATGCACAAGCTATGATCAAACTTGTTTCTTCTTAA